TGGCTGAGTAAGTTTAGGTGTAAATATCTGAGGCATGAAAATATCTGGTAAGGCATGCCCACAGTTCATTGAATTTAATTTCGCCAATAACCATATACAAATGAAGGATATTTAATTCACCATTGCAGTTGGTAAGCCTTAATACCCTGCAGCTTTGTTAGCCGCTTTTATACGATTATCTCTGGCGTCTTTTTGGTTTTTATCAGTCGCCTGCATGATTCCACCAGCGGCCTCCACCCAGTCACTCGCTGTACACCCGGATAATATCAGGCTCAACATAAGCGCGAAAATAGACTTCATTTTAATTCCCTAATTTCCCATCAATGTATAAAAAACGTCCGTGTAATACTCAGAGTATTTGACGCTCAATATTTTATTTTGACAAAAAATTTTAACATGGGCAAAGGGGAATATTTTCACTGTTGCTTTTAGCCGTCACGTTGCAGGTGAAAATATGCCTGCAACGTGACGAAAATCTTTATCAGGATGCGTTGAGGACTGCTTTATTCGCCTCAAGAGCATCAACCGCACATTGCTGATCCAAATGACCGCCCGGCGCACCGCCAATACCAATTGCGCCGATAGTCTGATTATCGACTTTAACCGGTACCCCACCCCCTAATAGCAGGAAGCCTGGAATGTCACGCATATTCTGCGCACCGGCGTTATCCTGCGCACTCTTCATAACGTCGCCAGTGGCATTTCTGGTGGTCAGAGCGGTATACGCTTTCATACGGCTGGCTTCAACGGTATGAGGGCCTGCGTTATCCATGCGTTTTACTATTTTCACAACGCCTGCACGGTCCACAACGGTTACCGCAACATTGTAGTTTTTGGCGCTACAAGCCTGAATGGCGCTTTGAGCGAGCTTATCGGCAAACTCCAGTGAGAGATTTTTTTCAGTCAACACGCTGCTGGCAAAAGCGGGCATTGCTACGGCGCTACTGAATAAGGCTGCCGCTAACAAGATGGATTTTTTCATGGTTTCTTCCCTCAACTCGGAGTGTTTAATTTACAGGAGTTACGGTAATCAACTATTGAAGACGAAACTATTCGGGCGAATACCTGGTAAACCAGGTAATTT
This genomic window from Buttiauxella gaviniae contains:
- a CDS encoding GlcG/HbpS family heme-binding protein, whose product is MKKSILLAAALFSSAVAMPAFASSVLTEKNLSLEFADKLAQSAIQACSAKNYNVAVTVVDRAGVVKIVKRMDNAGPHTVEASRMKAYTALTTRNATGDVMKSAQDNAGAQNMRDIPGFLLLGGGVPVKVDNQTIGAIGIGGAPGGHLDQQCAVDALEANKAVLNAS